The Oscillatoria sp. FACHB-1407 genome window below encodes:
- a CDS encoding MBL fold metallo-hydrolase: MKPRSLFVWLFVGIVTCCIVVGQILPTASTPSAIAQADMTQANISLPANAIGPAIPADKGYLVEEIRDGLYWVTDGLYNAMFMVYDAGVVVVDAPPTIGENYLKAVQDVTDKPITHIIYSHSHTDHIGAAYLFPATATFIAQAETAEILTRRRDARRPLPTTTFQDTYTLEVGDQTLELAYRGNIHQAGNIFIYAPKQKVLMLVDIVYPGWVPYKNLGIAEDVQSYIEGHSIALEYDFDLFLGGHVTRLGTRQDVLDSQEYVNDLKLAATQAHQAIAIADVAQQVTNPNPFKVYDAYQDALSQFCTERVLNKWQNRLGAAETYTPDNCWIMVEALGVDLVTSQP, from the coding sequence ATGAAACCGAGATCGTTATTTGTGTGGTTGTTTGTCGGAATTGTGACTTGTTGCATTGTTGTTGGGCAAATATTACCAACTGCGAGCACTCCATCAGCGATCGCACAAGCTGACATGACACAAGCCAACATTTCCTTACCTGCCAATGCGATCGGTCCTGCTATTCCTGCTGATAAGGGTTATCTAGTCGAAGAAATCCGCGATGGGTTGTATTGGGTTACAGATGGGTTGTATAACGCCATGTTTATGGTCTACGACGCAGGTGTTGTGGTTGTAGATGCACCTCCAACAATTGGTGAAAATTACCTCAAAGCAGTTCAAGACGTCACGGATAAACCTATTACCCACATCATTTATTCCCATTCTCATACGGATCACATTGGAGCCGCTTATCTGTTTCCAGCGACAGCTACCTTTATTGCTCAAGCAGAAACGGCTGAAATTTTGACTCGTCGTCGTGATGCGCGTCGTCCACTCCCGACTACCACCTTTCAAGATACCTACACGTTAGAAGTAGGTGATCAAACATTGGAGCTAGCCTATCGAGGCAACATTCACCAGGCAGGTAATATTTTTATCTATGCACCCAAGCAGAAAGTTCTGATGTTGGTGGATATTGTTTATCCGGGGTGGGTGCCTTACAAGAATTTGGGGATTGCAGAAGATGTACAGAGCTATATCGAGGGGCACAGTATTGCGCTGGAATATGACTTTGATCTGTTTTTAGGAGGGCATGTAACCCGACTGGGCACTCGACAGGATGTGTTGGATTCGCAGGAATATGTCAACGACCTGAAGCTGGCTGCAACTCAAGCCCATCAAGCGATCGCCATTGCTGATGTTGCTCAACAGGTGACCAATCCTAACCCCTTCAAGGTATACGATGCCTATCAAGATGCTCTTAGCCAATTTTGTACAGAACGAGTATTGAACAAGTGGCAAAATCGACTGGGTGCAGCGGAAACCTATACCCCTGACAACTGTTGGATTATGGTTGAGGCACTGGGAGTGGATTTAGTGACATCTCAGCCATGA